In Eubacteriales bacterium, a single window of DNA contains:
- a CDS encoding nucleoside recognition domain-containing protein: protein MEYIVINYLWAIIIIASIASAIFSGNLALLANAAMDGAKDAALLCVNLIGVYALWMGILNIAQKSGLVKKIAKLLGFIIKPLFKDKKSEEATSMITLNLSANVLGMGNAATPYGIKAIEEMQKSSKDKKTATDDMCMFLIINASSIQLLPLSVIALRSASGAQNPADIVLTTLLATTVTTCVGILSAKIMKRFWKSKR from the coding sequence ATGGAGTATATAGTGATAAATTATCTTTGGGCGATAATAATAATCGCGTCTATTGCGAGCGCTATCTTTTCTGGTAATTTAGCTCTGCTAGCAAATGCAGCAATGGATGGAGCCAAAGATGCTGCATTGCTTTGCGTAAATTTAATAGGGGTGTATGCACTATGGATGGGCATATTAAACATTGCACAAAAATCCGGTCTGGTAAAAAAAATAGCAAAGTTGCTTGGGTTTATTATTAAGCCGCTTTTCAAGGACAAAAAAAGTGAAGAAGCAACCTCTATGATAACACTTAATTTATCTGCAAATGTACTTGGTATGGGTAATGCTGCTACCCCATATGGTATAAAGGCAATTGAGGAAATGCAAAAGAGCAGCAAGGATAAAAAAACGGCTACGGATGATATGTGTATGTTTCTTATTATAAACGCATCTTCTATACAGCTTTTGCCTTTAAGTGTAATTGCGCTAAGATCAGCTTCCGGGGCGCAAAACCCAGCAGACATAGTTCTAACAACGCTTTTGGCAACTACGGTTACTACATGCGTTGGGATATTATCTGCCAAGATTATGAAGAGATTTTGGAAGTCAAAAAGATGA
- a CDS encoding peptidoglycan-binding protein, producing MRSMFKKTVLFTVSVLMCLILTMNSALAVERYEVLMKGDKDNWVTELQEELYKRGYLKQNPTGYYGTNTQDAVIQFQKDNGLAVDGKAGPETRKSLLGSNYTTISSDRLTTGEKTEAEVYYPGDRADYIKVIQQKLKDLEYYTYSNITGYFGPITEDAVRRFQSVNNLTVDGIVGKETLSMLESGNAKYFVLYPGDKGDLVVELQKRLKELNYFSGNATGYFGNVTEAALKAFQKANNLTADGKLGKNTRAVLYGSSAIAATGTSDSDSSGDDTTTTTTQTKVEKMIAFAKEQLGKPYKYSTEGPSSFDCSGLIYYVLREMGVKVSRLSALGYSNLSSFSKVTKMSSLQPGDLVFFRSSSSSNVNHTGIYIGSNKMIHASSSNKQVVIGDISSSYYQTYFVCGRRVF from the coding sequence ATGAGATCAATGTTTAAAAAGACGGTATTATTTACAGTGTCGGTTTTAATGTGTCTTATTCTTACCATGAATTCGGCGCTAGCAGTAGAGAGATATGAGGTTTTGATGAAGGGCGACAAAGACAACTGGGTAACCGAACTTCAAGAAGAACTTTATAAACGGGGATATTTAAAACAAAATCCTACTGGATATTACGGTACAAATACTCAGGATGCAGTAATACAGTTTCAGAAAGACAATGGACTGGCAGTAGATGGAAAAGCCGGGCCCGAAACAAGGAAGTCTTTGCTTGGAAGCAACTATACTACCATAAGCTCGGACAGGCTTACTACAGGAGAAAAAACCGAAGCAGAAGTTTATTATCCTGGGGACAGGGCAGATTATATAAAAGTTATACAGCAGAAGCTAAAAGATCTTGAATATTATACATATTCAAATATAACCGGGTATTTTGGGCCCATAACAGAAGATGCGGTCCGCCGTTTCCAAAGTGTAAATAATTTAACGGTTGACGGAATAGTCGGTAAAGAGACTTTAAGTATGCTGGAATCGGGGAACGCAAAGTATTTTGTATTGTATCCCGGAGACAAAGGGGACTTGGTTGTAGAACTGCAGAAAAGGTTAAAGGAATTAAATTATTTTTCCGGAAACGCTACCGGATACTTTGGAAATGTAACAGAAGCAGCGCTTAAGGCTTTTCAAAAGGCAAACAATCTAACAGCTGACGGTAAGCTGGGTAAAAACACGAGGGCTGTACTATATGGTTCTTCAGCAATAGCCGCTACAGGCACAAGCGACAGCGATAGCAGTGGTGATGACACAACTACGACTACTACGCAGACGAAAGTAGAAAAAATGATAGCATTTGCGAAGGAACAGCTTGGCAAACCGTATAAATATAGTACTGAAGGGCCGTCTTCCTTCGATTGTTCAGGCCTCATTTATTACGTACTTCGCGAAATGGGAGTTAAAGTTTCAAGATTATCTGCACTGGGGTATTCTAATTTAAGCAGCTTTTCAAAGGTAACCAAGATGAGCTCACTTCAGCCGGGTGACCTGGTATTTTTCAGATCGAGCAGCAGCTCGAATGTTAATCATACGGGCATATATATAGGCTCTAATAAAATGATACACGCATCTTCTTCAAATAAACAAGTTGTAATAGGCGATATTTCAAGCAGTTATTACCAAACATACTTTGTCTGTGGGAGAAGGGTTTTTTAA
- a CDS encoding adenylosuccinate synthase: MPGLVVAGAQWGDEGKGRFVDYLASSADMVIRFQGGNNAGHTVVSDNKEYKLHLIPSGILYENKPCLIGNGVVIDPKSLFEEIDSLNERGIKTDNLFVSLRAHLVMPYHILLDGLSEKNLGKSGIGTTQKGIGPCYTDKIARKGIRICDLINEKEFASLLKKNIDEKNQQIVSVYKEKPLDFDEIYEEYSKYASRLKKMAVDTSLMAYKYLEGNKKLLFEGAQGMLLDIDFGTYPYVTSSHPTTGGVYSGIGLGPKAISEVVGVVKSYTTRVGKGPFTTELFGGIGDVIREKGHEYGTTTGRPRRCGWLDLVIINYSKRVNGLTSIALSRMDTLGGIGDVKVCTAYDIDGTITKDYPATVVEIEKAKPIYETFAGWDENLSNIREYKDLPKEARRYIEFIEEYTGIPVDMIGVGPGREECIVRKAYFK, encoded by the coding sequence ATGCCAGGATTAGTAGTGGCTGGAGCGCAATGGGGAGACGAAGGAAAAGGCAGATTTGTAGATTACCTTGCTTCTAGCGCGGATATGGTAATAAGATTTCAGGGAGGAAACAACGCAGGGCATACTGTTGTTTCGGACAATAAGGAGTATAAGCTGCATCTTATACCATCTGGCATTTTATATGAAAATAAACCTTGTCTTATTGGGAACGGGGTCGTTATAGACCCAAAATCTCTTTTTGAAGAGATAGATTCCCTTAATGAAAGAGGAATTAAGACAGATAATTTATTTGTGTCGCTTCGCGCGCATCTTGTTATGCCTTATCATATACTTTTAGACGGGCTGTCTGAAAAAAATCTTGGAAAAAGCGGAATAGGAACGACTCAAAAAGGTATAGGACCTTGCTACACAGATAAGATAGCAAGAAAAGGTATACGCATTTGTGACCTTATAAATGAAAAAGAGTTTGCTTCTTTGCTTAAAAAGAATATAGATGAAAAGAATCAGCAGATAGTGTCAGTCTATAAAGAAAAGCCGCTTGACTTTGATGAGATATATGAAGAGTATTCAAAATATGCTTCAAGGCTTAAAAAGATGGCGGTAGATACATCGTTAATGGCATATAAATATTTGGAAGGAAATAAAAAGCTGTTGTTTGAAGGCGCTCAGGGTATGCTTCTAGATATAGATTTTGGAACATATCCGTATGTTACATCCTCGCATCCTACGACCGGCGGCGTATACTCGGGCATAGGGCTTGGGCCAAAAGCGATAAGCGAAGTTGTAGGTGTTGTAAAATCCTATACGACCAGAGTTGGCAAAGGACCATTTACGACTGAGCTGTTTGGCGGAATAGGTGATGTAATACGTGAAAAAGGCCATGAATATGGAACTACTACCGGCAGGCCAAGAAGATGCGGCTGGCTGGATCTTGTTATAATAAATTACAGCAAGAGAGTTAACGGGTTGACTTCTATTGCACTTAGCAGAATGGATACGCTTGGCGGTATAGGCGACGTTAAGGTATGTACAGCATATGATATAGATGGAACCATAACAAAAGATTACCCGGCTACAGTGGTAGAAATTGAGAAGGCAAAGCCTATTTACGAAACTTTTGCCGGTTGGGATGAAAATCTTTCTAACATAAGAGAATATAAAGACCTCCCCAAAGAAGCAAGGCGCTATATCGAGTTTATAGAGGAGTATACCGGTATTCCCGTTGATATGATCGGCGTTGGCCCGGGGCGGGAAGAGTGTATTGTTAGAAAGGCGTATTTTAAATAA
- a CDS encoding AbrB/MazE/SpoVT family DNA-binding domain-containing protein produces the protein MKSTGIVRKIDTLGRIVLPIELRRIMGLDIKDPVEIFVSEDSIILKKYQPTCMFCNSADDMVSFKDKKICKKCLNEINNLNR, from the coding sequence ATGAAATCAACTGGTATCGTAAGAAAAATTGATACTCTTGGGCGTATCGTTCTTCCTATTGAATTAAGAAGAATAATGGGGCTCGACATCAAAGATCCTGTCGAGATATTTGTAAGCGAAGACAGTATAATCTTAAAAAAATATCAGCCCACATGCATGTTCTGCAATAGTGCTGATGATATGGTCTCATTTAAGGATAAGAAAATCTGCAAGAAATGTTTAAATGAAATTAATAATTTAAATAGGTAA
- the rsmI gene encoding 16S rRNA (cytidine(1402)-2'-O)-methyltransferase encodes MERGRLYIVSTPIGNLGDITARAIETLKSVDIIAAEDTRQTAKLKNAFNIGTPQISFHEHNAKKKAKSVVDMLLSGKNIAIVSDAGTPLISDPGSELIKRAVESGIDVITIPGACALISALTLSAFDLRRFTFEGFIPREGADRKQILSEIAKREYTTVIYESPFRLKKTLADLRKNCGGDRPVCIARELTKVHEEALRGSIDSIIGDIGENEVKGEIVIVLAGINKVEKEIDDSILIDYAKDLMQNGLTKRDAVLKTALYFGVSKNRVYKLILPI; translated from the coding sequence GTGGAAAGAGGCAGGCTTTATATAGTTTCAACGCCTATTGGCAATTTAGGCGATATCACAGCAAGGGCAATTGAAACGCTAAAAAGCGTTGATATAATAGCAGCAGAAGATACGAGGCAGACTGCTAAACTTAAAAATGCGTTTAACATAGGCACACCACAGATAAGCTTTCATGAACACAACGCAAAGAAAAAGGCAAAAAGTGTAGTAGATATGCTTTTATCGGGGAAGAACATAGCCATAGTATCTGATGCGGGGACTCCGCTAATTTCAGACCCCGGGAGCGAACTTATCAAAAGGGCAGTTGAGTCTGGAATAGACGTTATAACTATTCCGGGTGCATGCGCTTTGATTTCCGCACTGACTTTAAGTGCGTTTGATCTAAGAAGGTTTACATTTGAAGGTTTTATACCGCGCGAAGGGGCAGACAGAAAGCAGATATTAAGCGAAATCGCCAAACGTGAGTATACGACTGTTATATATGAAAGCCCGTTTAGGCTAAAAAAAACGCTTGCTGATTTAAGGAAAAATTGCGGTGGTGATAGGCCGGTTTGTATTGCGCGTGAACTTACAAAAGTACACGAAGAAGCATTGCGGGGAAGTATAGATTCAATTATAGGTGATATCGGTGAAAATGAAGTTAAGGGAGAGATAGTTATAGTTTTAGCTGGGATAAATAAAGTTGAGAAGGAAATAGACGATAGTATATTAATAGATTATGCTAAAGATTTAATGCAAAATGGTTTAACAAAAAGAGACGCTGTTTTAAAAACGGCATTATATTTTGGTGTAAGTAAGAATAGAGTTTATAAGCTCATATTACCTATTTAA
- a CDS encoding spore maturation protein encodes MMYVSLLFVPAFIVGVVTYGLLNKTPVYEAFVEGAADGVKMAIKIIPYVVAFVFAVSMFNAAGGFEYLAAVLSPVLSVFNIPPELLPLAITRPFSGNASFGILANILSTYGADSMVGRMASTLMGSSETLFYTIAVYFGNAGITKTKYIVPAALAAEVAGLISTVIICSVVFK; translated from the coding sequence ATGATGTACGTATCTTTGCTTTTCGTTCCGGCATTTATAGTAGGCGTAGTTACTTATGGCCTTTTAAATAAAACGCCGGTTTATGAGGCCTTTGTAGAAGGTGCGGCTGACGGCGTTAAAATGGCTATTAAAATAATACCGTATGTAGTTGCTTTTGTATTTGCAGTGTCTATGTTCAATGCAGCAGGCGGGTTTGAGTATTTAGCAGCAGTTTTATCCCCGGTGCTTTCCGTATTTAATATACCGCCGGAATTATTGCCTTTGGCAATAACCAGGCCATTTTCGGGCAATGCATCGTTTGGAATTTTAGCAAATATATTAAGCACGTACGGGGCGGATTCTATGGTGGGCAGGATGGCATCTACACTTATGGGCTCATCTGAAACGCTTTTTTATACTATCGCAGTTTATTTTGGCAATGCAGGCATTACCAAAACCAAGTATATAGTCCCAGCAGCATTAGCGGCAGAAGTTGCAGGTCTTATTTCGACGGTTATTATATGTTCAGTTGTATTTAAATAA
- a CDS encoding tRNA1(Val) (adenine(37)-N6)-methyltransferase has translation MNEILEGNERIDDLEYKGLKIIQNPDMFCFGTDAVILSWFTTLKKWDKVVDFCTGTGIIPILLSGKDTAKYITGIEIQPYMAQMALRSVKLNGLDETISIINGDIMHADDIIKESVDVVTVNPPYEKANSGIEPKEDCHSVARFEKKCTLFGIIDNAAKILKPKGRLYMIHRSARLSEVFVILNKAGIEAKRLQFVQSREGKAPSHFLVEGVKGASAGIIVKPNLIVYKEDGEYTDTLKQIYHLI, from the coding sequence ATGAATGAAATTTTAGAAGGAAACGAACGTATTGACGATTTAGAATATAAGGGGCTTAAAATAATCCAAAATCCGGATATGTTTTGCTTTGGCACGGATGCAGTTATACTTTCGTGGTTTACAACTCTAAAGAAGTGGGACAAAGTTGTGGATTTTTGTACAGGGACCGGTATCATACCCATCCTTTTAAGCGGTAAAGACACAGCAAAGTATATTACAGGTATTGAGATCCAGCCTTATATGGCACAAATGGCTTTAAGGAGCGTAAAATTAAACGGCCTTGATGAAACAATAAGTATAATAAACGGGGACATAATGCATGCAGATGATATAATAAAAGAAAGTGTCGATGTAGTTACAGTCAATCCACCGTATGAAAAAGCTAATAGCGGGATAGAGCCAAAAGAGGATTGTCATTCGGTCGCCAGATTTGAGAAAAAGTGTACTTTATTCGGGATAATAGATAATGCGGCAAAGATTTTAAAGCCAAAAGGCAGGCTTTATATGATACACAGATCTGCCAGATTATCTGAAGTTTTTGTTATTTTAAACAAGGCCGGGATAGAAGCTAAAAGGTTACAATTCGTCCAGTCTAGAGAAGGAAAAGCTCCCAGCCATTTTTTAGTAGAAGGCGTTAAAGGAGCGTCAGCTGGCATAATAGTTAAGCCTAATTTAATCGTTTACAAAGAGGATGGGGAATATACTGACACGCTTAAGCAAATTTACCATCTTATCTAA